Proteins from a genomic interval of Oncorhynchus clarkii lewisi isolate Uvic-CL-2024 chromosome 13, UVic_Ocla_1.0, whole genome shotgun sequence:
- the LOC139423827 gene encoding uncharacterized protein has protein sequence MGGNTSHDGAASHPYSHNDSHNDSHNDSHNDSHDDNRVDNSKHISGQNISGQKISGNMTGNFSIGNQTNTTSHSASPKTPQKTVVPSITIANVTGGKVRLYYKSEEMVLSDLIEGSHLRKGDSILILDGTVKKTNLPQSLYVAGFQVENDNTQSCPEEGPIYGLDNLLAAYDEGHPKSYILTANKEVKVAETGKIWVDEDGVDHNPKK, from the exons ATGGGAGGGAATACTTCACATGATGGTGCTGCTTCACATCCCTACAGCCATAATGACAGCCATAATGACAGTCACAATGACAGCCATAATGACAGCCACGACGACAACCGTGTTGACAACAGCAAAcacatatcaggccaaaacataTCAGGCCAAAAAATATCAGGCAATATGACAGGCAATTTTTCCATTGGCAACCAGACCAACACCACCAGTCATTCCG cTTCACCAAAAACTCCCCAAAAAACTGTCGTACCCAGCATCACCATTGCCAACGTTACAGGCGGCAAAGTGCGTCTCTACTACAAGTCAGAGGAGATGGTTCTCAGTGACCTCATCGAGGGAAGTCATCTCAGGAAGGGCGACTCCATTCTCATCCTGGATGGCACCGTTAAGAAGACCAACCTCCCTCAGAGCCTCTATGTCGCTGGCTTCCAAGTAGAAAATGACAATACTCAATCATGTCCTGAGGAAGGCCCAATTTATGGTCTGGACAACCTCCTGGCAGCGTATGATGAGGGTCACCCCAAGTCCTACATCCTCACTGCCAACAAAGAGGTGAAGgtagctgaaacaggaaagatcTGGGTGGATGAGGACGGGGTGGATCACAACCCCAAAAAGTAA
- the LOC139424614 gene encoding lysozyme g-like, translating to MGSHEMAGELPYMNKYKSIIKRVGSNHGVEPSIIAGIISRETRAGTGAGLVNGWGDNGNAFGLMQVDKNWHIPRGRWDSEEHLSQATGILVGIIGSVQRKFPSWTKEQQLRGGLAAYNVGLDNVHCYSRVDEMTTGGDYSMDVLARAQFYRRNGY from the exons GATCTCATGAAATGGCAGGAGAACTGCCATACATGAACAAGTATAAGTCCATCATAAAGCGGGTGGGGAGTAACCATGGAGTGGAGCCATCCATCATAGCTGGGATCATCTCACGAGAGACCAGGGCCGGGACAGGAGCAGGACTGGTCAATGGTTGGGGGGACAATGGAAATGCGTTTGGACTCATGCAG GTTGACAAAAACTGGCACATTCCACGGGGGAGATGGGACAGTGAGGAACATCTGAGTCAAGCAACTGGGATACTCGTTGGTATAATTGGATCGGTTCAGAGAAAATTCCCTTCATGGACCAAAGAGCAGCAGCTGAGAG GAGGGTTAGCAGCCTACAATGTGGGGCTGGATAATGTCCACTGTTACAGTAGAGTGGATGAGATGACCACTGGGGGGGACTACTCCATGGATGTTCTTGCCAGAGCTCAATTTTACAGACGTAATGGTTATTAA